The proteins below come from a single Acidobacteriota bacterium genomic window:
- a CDS encoding M1 family metallopeptidase translates to MKTFLVLLAVLSFSTALASADTYPRQPNVDALHYAFQLTLNDEDDEITGEAAITLRFTGAGVKEVAFDLASVANGKGMTVAAVGAGGASVTFKHQADRLILSLSTPPPAGEQRVFTVRYRGVPANGLRMLKNKFGARVFFSENWPNNARQWLPMIDHPYDKATSEFIITAPAKYQVVANGLLQEETDLGDGRRLTHWKQSVPIASWLNALGVAQFAVHHDGLVKGVPHQTWVYHQERNLGPAWFETKSRQAIEFFSEHIGPYSYEKLANVEAAGFGGGTEHASAIFYGEKSILERPDTGLIAHEIAHQWFGNAVTEKDWDDVWLSEGFATYFTLLAAEHYDGRDAFVAGLKRSRDQVFALEKQNPGVAVLHDNLADMKKVLNRIIYQKGGWTLHMLRYQMGTENFWAGIRDYYQRYRNSSATTADFRRVMEEHSGLELAGFFQQWLVRAGSPVVEGEWRYDAAAKRLVLELAQTQPGEAYRLPLEIGITTDGITQLEKIEFARKQQRFELAADKEPALVALDPNTWVLMTARFGKR, encoded by the coding sequence ATGAAAACATTCCTGGTTTTACTGGCAGTGTTGAGCTTCAGCACTGCGCTCGCTAGCGCTGACACTTACCCACGGCAACCCAACGTGGACGCTTTGCATTACGCCTTTCAACTCACACTCAATGATGAGGATGACGAGATCACGGGCGAAGCCGCCATTACGCTGCGCTTCACGGGCGCAGGCGTTAAGGAAGTCGCCTTCGATCTGGCCTCCGTCGCCAACGGCAAAGGCATGACGGTCGCCGCCGTGGGTGCGGGCGGGGCATCGGTCACGTTCAAACATCAGGCGGATCGGCTCATTCTGAGTTTGTCCACGCCGCCACCGGCGGGTGAGCAGCGCGTCTTCACCGTGCGGTATCGCGGCGTGCCGGCCAATGGCTTGCGCATGCTGAAAAATAAGTTCGGCGCACGCGTTTTCTTCAGCGAGAACTGGCCGAACAACGCGCGTCAGTGGTTGCCGATGATTGATCATCCATACGACAAGGCGACCAGCGAATTCATCATCACCGCGCCCGCCAAATATCAGGTCGTTGCCAATGGCTTGTTGCAGGAAGAAACCGACCTCGGCGATGGGCGGCGGTTGACGCATTGGAAACAATCGGTGCCGATTGCTTCGTGGCTGAACGCGCTGGGCGTGGCGCAATTCGCCGTGCATCACGACGGCCTCGTCAAAGGCGTGCCGCATCAGACCTGGGTCTATCATCAGGAACGCAACCTCGGCCCCGCCTGGTTCGAGACCAAATCGCGCCAGGCCATAGAATTTTTCAGCGAACACATCGGCCCGTATTCCTACGAAAAGCTCGCCAACGTCGAAGCCGCCGGTTTTGGTGGCGGCACCGAACACGCCAGCGCCATCTTTTATGGCGAGAAATCCATTTTGGAGCGCCCCGACACCGGCCTGATCGCGCACGAGATTGCGCACCAATGGTTCGGCAATGCGGTGACGGAAAAAGATTGGGATGACGTGTGGCTGAGCGAAGGCTTTGCCACCTATTTTACGCTGTTGGCGGCGGAGCATTACGACGGGCGCGATGCTTTTGTCGCGGGCTTGAAGCGCAGCCGTGATCAGGTCTTTGCGTTGGAAAAACAGAATCCGGGCGTTGCCGTCTTGCATGACAATCTGGCGGATATGAAGAAGGTGCTCAACCGGATCATTTACCAGAAAGGCGGCTGGACGTTGCACATGCTGCGCTACCAGATGGGCACGGAAAACTTCTGGGCGGGCATTCGTGATTACTATCAACGCTATCGCAACAGCAGCGCCACCACCGCAGACTTTCGCCGCGTGATGGAAGAGCATTCCGGTTTGGAACTGGCAGGGTTCTTTCAGCAATGGCTGGTGCGCGCCGGTTCGCCCGTGGTCGAGGGCGAATGGCGTTACGATGCGGCGGCCAAACGCCTCGTGCTCGAATTGGCACAAACACAGCCGGGCGAAGCCTATCGCTTGCCGCTCGAAATCGGGATCACGACTGACGGTATAACCCAGCTTGAAAAGATTGAATTCGCCCGGAAACAACAACGCTTTGAACTCGCGGCGGACAAAGAACCCGCGCTGGTCGCGCTCGATCCGAATACCTGGGTGCTGATGACGGCGCGCTTCGGCAAGCGGTAA
- a CDS encoding alpha-L-fucosidase, with protein MAQTKRYESKWEALDQRPTPAWFIDAKFGVFIHWGVYSVPAYGQVGEYAEWYWNRIMGNQPKFAPWREFHQKNYGFDYMDFAPQFKAELYDAKQWANIVKRAGIKYVVLTSKHHEGFALWPSAEANRTWGRPWNAVEIGPKRDVLGELATATRAAGLKFGFYYSLYEWYNPLWKTDRARYVTEHMTPQFKDVVTRYQPSIIFSDGEWDMPSKDWGSEALLAWLFNETANKDEVVVNDRWGKDTRHKHGGYWTTEYAAGLKDGSHPWEESRGMAYSYGVNRAERVDDYKTAREFIFTLIDLVSRGGNLLLDIGPNGDGTIPPIMEQRLLEIGDWLKVNGEAIYGTRTAGRQCQWSDGQRPDQQYGEFMVKYKLLDQIGQQAKDGPNGKLAVKQVFFTQKPDALYAITVGWPGKQLVLRNLKAPANAKVEMLGVPGTLKAALKNDTLTITTPDLGPDQAPCQHAFVFKISGAAVLSEK; from the coding sequence ATGGCCCAGACAAAACGCTACGAGTCGAAGTGGGAAGCGCTCGATCAGCGCCCGACGCCGGCCTGGTTCATTGACGCCAAATTCGGCGTCTTCATTCACTGGGGTGTCTATTCGGTGCCTGCCTATGGACAGGTGGGCGAATACGCCGAGTGGTATTGGAACCGCATCATGGGCAATCAGCCGAAGTTTGCGCCCTGGCGCGAATTCCATCAGAAAAACTACGGCTTTGATTACATGGACTTTGCGCCGCAATTCAAAGCTGAACTCTATGACGCCAAGCAGTGGGCGAATATCGTCAAACGCGCGGGCATCAAGTATGTCGTGCTGACGTCCAAACATCACGAGGGCTTTGCGCTCTGGCCCAGCGCCGAAGCCAACCGCACCTGGGGCCGTCCGTGGAATGCCGTCGAAATCGGCCCGAAGCGCGATGTGCTGGGCGAACTCGCCACCGCGACGCGCGCCGCAGGGCTGAAATTCGGGTTCTATTATTCGCTCTACGAATGGTACAACCCGCTCTGGAAAACTGACCGCGCCCGCTACGTCACCGAACACATGACGCCGCAATTCAAAGACGTCGTGACGCGCTATCAACCCTCGATCATTTTCAGCGACGGCGAATGGGACATGCCGTCCAAAGACTGGGGCAGCGAGGCCCTGCTGGCCTGGCTCTTTAACGAAACCGCCAACAAAGACGAAGTCGTCGTCAATGACCGCTGGGGCAAAGACACGCGGCACAAACACGGCGGCTATTGGACGACCGAATATGCGGCGGGGCTGAAAGACGGCTCGCATCCGTGGGAAGAAAGTCGCGGGATGGCTTATTCCTACGGCGTCAATCGCGCCGAGCGCGTGGACGATTACAAAACAGCCCGCGAATTCATTTTTACGCTGATTGATCTGGTCAGTCGCGGCGGCAACCTCTTGCTCGACATCGGCCCGAATGGCGACGGCACGATTCCGCCAATCATGGAACAACGGCTGCTGGAAATCGGCGACTGGCTGAAGGTCAACGGCGAAGCGATTTATGGCACGCGCACCGCCGGCCGCCAATGCCAATGGAGCGATGGCCAGCGCCCCGACCAGCAATATGGCGAGTTCATGGTGAAATACAAACTGCTGGATCAGATCGGGCAGCAAGCGAAAGATGGCCCCAATGGCAAGCTGGCCGTCAAACAAGTGTTCTTTACGCAAAAGCCGGACGCGCTCTATGCCATCACGGTTGGCTGGCCGGGCAAACAGCTTGTGTTGCGCAATCTAAAGGCGCCTGCGAACGCCAAAGTCGAAATGCTGGGCGTGCCGGGAACGCTGAAGGCGGCGCTGAAAAACGATACGCTGACCATCACGACGCCCGATCTGGGGCCGGATCAAGCGCCTTGCCAGCATGCGTTTGTCTTCAAAATCAGCGGCGCGGCAGTGCTGTCGGAAAAGTAA
- a CDS encoding amidase encodes MKPLLPDFHCRLCEWIKSLFPILLVLLVPGFHCPTVAQTKTFEPAEATIADIHRALRSGKLTCRQLVAAYLKRIEAYDQPTKLNAIVIVNPQALAEADKLDAEFKRTKKLRPLHGIPVIVKDNFDTKDLQTTGGSIALKGSLPPDDAFQVRRIREAGAIVLAKSNMDEWAFRPVVTESSTAGITRNPYDLERVPAGSSGGTAAAVAASFGAVGLGSDTGNSIRGPASHNALVGIRATMGLTSRDGIIPLFLRQDVGGPLARTVEDAVRMLEVIAGYDPADPITKESVGKAPKSYTQFLKRDGLKGARLGVFRRYLDTPTTDPQIKKVMTKAIADLKAQGAIIVDPFDLPSYPELTRNISCNSFHYDLNNYLASLGEKAKYKTLAAIVAAGLYLPVNETRLKNYVQTPAPAANPCQDVYHDPRSIALREAILAAMENDKLDAIIYPTWSNAPRKVGDMQSPAGDNSQILSPQTGFPAITVPMGFTNGSLPAGITFLGRLFSEPDLIRVAYAYEQATKQRRPPVLFPPLP; translated from the coding sequence ATGAAACCATTGTTGCCAGACTTTCACTGCCGTTTATGCGAGTGGATAAAAAGCCTGTTTCCAATACTACTTGTCTTGCTAGTGCCGGGCTTTCATTGCCCGACCGTTGCGCAAACCAAAACGTTTGAGCCGGCGGAGGCGACGATTGCCGACATTCACCGCGCCCTGCGCTCTGGCAAACTCACCTGCCGCCAATTGGTCGCCGCCTATCTGAAGCGTATTGAGGCTTACGACCAACCCACCAAACTCAATGCCATCGTAATCGTCAATCCACAGGCGCTGGCCGAAGCCGACAAACTCGACGCCGAATTCAAACGCACCAAAAAGCTGCGCCCGCTGCACGGCATTCCGGTCATCGTCAAAGACAACTTCGACACCAAAGACCTGCAAACCACGGGCGGTTCAATTGCGCTCAAAGGTTCACTGCCGCCGGATGACGCTTTTCAAGTGCGCCGCATTCGCGAAGCGGGGGCGATTGTGCTGGCGAAATCGAATATGGATGAATGGGCGTTTCGGCCTGTGGTGACTGAGAGTTCGACTGCGGGCATCACGCGCAATCCCTACGATCTGGAGCGCGTCCCCGCTGGTTCCAGCGGCGGCACGGCAGCGGCAGTGGCGGCGAGTTTCGGCGCGGTGGGGCTTGGTTCGGACACAGGCAATTCGATTCGCGGCCCGGCCTCGCACAACGCGCTGGTGGGCATTCGCGCGACGATGGGCTTGACCAGCCGCGACGGCATCATCCCGCTCTTTTTGCGCCAGGACGTAGGTGGCCCGCTGGCGCGCACAGTCGAAGATGCCGTGCGTATGCTCGAAGTGATTGCGGGCTATGACCCGGCTGACCCGATCACGAAAGAGTCCGTCGGCAAAGCGCCGAAAAGCTACACGCAATTTCTCAAGCGTGATGGGTTGAAAGGCGCGCGGCTGGGCGTGTTCCGGCGTTATCTCGACACGCCCACGACTGACCCGCAAATCAAAAAAGTCATGACCAAGGCTATCGCGGATTTGAAAGCACAGGGCGCCATCATCGTTGACCCGTTCGATCTGCCGAGTTATCCGGAACTGACGCGCAATATAAGCTGCAATTCGTTTCATTACGACCTGAACAACTACTTGGCCTCGCTGGGCGAAAAGGCCAAATACAAAACGCTGGCCGCGATTGTGGCCGCCGGTTTGTATTTGCCGGTCAATGAAACGCGGTTGAAAAATTACGTGCAAACGCCCGCGCCCGCGGCCAACCCCTGTCAGGATGTTTATCACGATCCGCGCAGCATTGCCTTGCGTGAGGCTATTCTCGCGGCAATGGAGAACGACAAACTCGACGCCATCATCTATCCGACGTGGAGCAATGCGCCGCGCAAGGTCGGCGATATGCAAAGTCCGGCGGGCGATAACAGCCAAATCCTTTCACCGCAAACCGGCTTCCCCGCGATCACCGTGCCGATGGGGTTTACCAATGGCTCATTGCCGGCAGGGATCACGTTTTTGGGCAGGCTTTTCAGCGAACCGGACTTGATCAGGGTTGCCTATGCCTATGAACAGGCGACCAAACAGCGGCGGCCACCTGTGTTGTTCCCACCGCTACCATAG
- a CDS encoding type II toxin-antitoxin system VapC family toxin — protein sequence MLLDTSGLLIYFDANSDQHAAADKLFKSSRYRLTHSYVLAEFIPLGEVRGYFRQSVLTFSRELMHNPLVEIVWVDEALHQAAFALLEARLDKTYSLCDAVSFVLMRQRGLLDALTTDHHFAQEGFIKLL from the coding sequence ATGCTTCTCGACACGTCCGGCCTGCTTATCTATTTTGACGCGAACAGCGACCAGCACGCAGCGGCTGACAAACTGTTCAAGTCCTCCCGTTATCGCCTGACACACAGCTATGTCCTGGCCGAGTTTATCCCGCTGGGCGAAGTACGCGGTTATTTTCGCCAGTCAGTTTTGACGTTCTCAAGAGAACTCATGCATAACCCGCTTGTCGAAATCGTCTGGGTTGATGAGGCGTTGCATCAGGCTGCCTTCGCCTTGCTGGAAGCCCGTCTCGATAAAACCTACTCGCTTTGCGATGCCGTCAGCTTTGTATTGATGCGACAACGCGGCTTGCTGGACGCGCTCACCACCGATCATCACTTTGCGCAGGAAGGATTCATCAAACTGCTCTAA
- a CDS encoding xanthine dehydrogenase family protein molybdopterin-binding subunit — MNELLNDYELEPERYELHAAPAYHFEMPRRDFFKALGCGVLIVLALNEAEAQQESGGARRGGGARTPQEIGAWLHVGENGAVTVYTGKVEVGQGIRTSLAQIVAEELRVPMSSIQLVMGDTDLTPYDAGTFGSNTTPGMNPRLRRAAAAAREALLDLAAEQFKAERAALRAADGKIANTATNQSISYGQLTKGQKLLKAINDNVALTPHEQWKVAGKPVHRVNGRDIVTGKHRYTTDLKRPDMLFGKVLRPVANGATLTSLDAKAAESLPGVTVVRDGDFVGVTAPSTQLATQALAALRAEWKTTPQPSAQTIFDYFKQNAGQNAGQNAAPAQGNNNERGSIAAGLAAAQHKLEGRYTVAYIAHAPLEPRAAIAEWQDRKLTVWTGTQRPFGVRSELASALRLPEEKVRVIMPDTGSGYGGKHTGEAAIEAARLAKAAGKPVKLVWTREEEFAWAYFRPAGLIEITSGADKDGKLTAWEFHNYNSGTAGLRPIYEIPNQKNEFHSVRSPLRQGSYRALASTANHFAREVHLDELAESLKLDPLEFRLRNLKDERMRAVLTAAAKAFGWGQTKPAVQHGFGIAGGFEKAGYVANCVEVAITNGKVKLVRVVTAFECGTIINPDGLHHQVEGSIIQGIGGALFEAIDFADGKVLNPRFSRYRVPRFSDLPKLETVLLDRPDLPSAGAGECPIVALAPAVSGAIFMATGQRLRSLPLAPNGLKA; from the coding sequence ATGAATGAACTGTTGAATGATTACGAACTCGAACCGGAACGCTATGAGTTGCACGCCGCGCCTGCTTATCACTTTGAAATGCCGCGCCGCGATTTTTTCAAAGCGTTGGGTTGCGGCGTGCTGATTGTCTTGGCGTTGAATGAAGCCGAAGCCCAACAGGAATCGGGCGGCGCGCGCAGAGGCGGCGGCGCGCGCACGCCGCAAGAAATCGGCGCGTGGTTGCACGTCGGCGAAAACGGCGCGGTCACGGTTTACACCGGCAAAGTCGAAGTCGGTCAGGGCATCCGCACCTCGCTGGCACAGATCGTTGCCGAAGAGTTGCGCGTGCCAATGTCGTCAATTCAACTGGTGATGGGCGACACCGATTTGACGCCGTATGATGCGGGCACCTTTGGCAGCAACACAACGCCGGGCATGAATCCGCGTTTGCGCCGTGCCGCCGCCGCCGCGCGCGAAGCCTTGCTCGACCTTGCCGCCGAACAATTCAAAGCCGAGCGCGCTGCCTTGCGCGCGGCTGACGGCAAGATCGCAAACACGGCGACAAACCAAAGCATCAGCTACGGTCAACTGACCAAAGGCCAGAAGCTGCTCAAAGCCATCAACGACAACGTCGCGCTCACACCGCACGAGCAATGGAAAGTCGCGGGCAAGCCCGTGCATCGCGTCAATGGCCGCGACATCGTCACTGGCAAACACCGTTACACCACCGACCTCAAACGCCCCGATATGCTGTTTGGCAAAGTGCTGCGTCCCGTTGCCAACGGCGCAACGCTGACATCACTCGACGCCAAAGCGGCAGAAAGCCTGCCCGGCGTCACCGTCGTGCGCGATGGCGATTTCGTAGGCGTCACCGCGCCCAGCACGCAACTCGCCACGCAAGCGTTGGCCGCCCTGCGCGCCGAATGGAAAACCACGCCGCAACCATCGGCGCAAACCATCTTCGACTACTTCAAACAAAACGCCGGGCAGAACGCTGGGCAAAACGCCGCGCCCGCGCAAGGAAACAACAACGAGCGTGGCTCCATCGCCGCTGGCCTTGCCGCCGCGCAACACAAACTCGAAGGCCGTTACACCGTCGCTTACATCGCGCACGCGCCGCTCGAACCGCGCGCCGCCATCGCCGAATGGCAAGACCGCAAACTCACCGTTTGGACAGGCACGCAACGTCCCTTCGGCGTGCGCAGCGAATTGGCGAGCGCCTTGCGCCTTCCCGAAGAAAAGGTGCGCGTCATCATGCCCGACACCGGTTCCGGTTACGGCGGCAAACACACCGGCGAGGCCGCCATCGAAGCCGCCCGCTTGGCGAAAGCTGCGGGCAAACCCGTCAAGCTGGTCTGGACGCGCGAAGAGGAATTCGCCTGGGCCTACTTCCGCCCCGCCGGGTTGATCGAAATCACCAGCGGCGCGGACAAAGACGGCAAGCTGACCGCCTGGGAGTTTCACAACTACAATTCCGGTACGGCGGGCCTGCGTCCCATCTACGAAATCCCGAATCAGAAAAACGAATTTCACAGCGTGCGCTCGCCCTTGCGCCAGGGTTCCTACCGCGCGCTGGCTTCGACCGCGAACCACTTTGCGCGCGAAGTGCATCTGGACGAATTGGCCGAAAGCCTGAAACTCGATCCGCTCGAATTCCGCCTGCGCAATTTGAAAGATGAACGGATGCGCGCCGTGCTCACCGCGGCGGCCAAAGCCTTTGGCTGGGGTCAGACGAAACCGGCGGTTCAGCACGGCTTCGGCATCGCGGGCGGGTTTGAGAAAGCGGGCTACGTCGCCAATTGCGTCGAAGTCGCCATCACGAACGGCAAGGTGAAATTGGTGCGTGTGGTCACGGCCTTTGAATGCGGCACGATCATCAACCCGGACGGGCTGCACCATCAGGTCGAAGGCTCCATCATTCAAGGCATCGGCGGCGCGTTGTTCGAGGCGATAGATTTCGCGGACGGCAAGGTCTTGAACCCGCGCTTCTCGCGCTACCGCGTGCCGCGTTTCAGCGACCTGCCCAAGCTGGAGACCGTCCTGCTGGATCGCCCGGATTTGCCCTCGGCAGGCGCGGGCGAGTGCCCGATTGTGGCGCTGGCCCCGGCGGTGAGTGGGGCGATTTTTATGGCGACGGGACAGCGGTTGCGGTCGTTGCCGCTCGCGCCGAATGGGTTGAAGGCTTGA
- a CDS encoding (2Fe-2S)-binding protein, with protein sequence MKTIELRINGTKQRIEAEAGRSLLSVLRDDLDLTGTKYGCGEGQCGACTVLIDGQATRSCLTEATTVAGKQITTIEGLEQNGRLHPLQEAFLAEDAMQCGYCISGMLMTGAGLLKKNPHPAEAEILHALEGNVCRCGSHPRILAAMKRAANQQTAQKGGAQ encoded by the coding sequence ATGAAAACCATCGAGCTTCGCATCAACGGAACCAAACAGCGCATAGAGGCTGAAGCGGGCCGCAGCTTGCTCAGCGTCCTGCGCGACGACCTGGATTTGACCGGCACGAAATACGGTTGCGGCGAAGGCCAATGCGGCGCCTGCACCGTGCTGATTGACGGCCAAGCCACGCGCTCCTGTTTGACCGAAGCCACCACAGTCGCGGGCAAACAGATCACGACTATCGAAGGCTTGGAGCAGAACGGACGGCTGCATCCGTTGCAGGAAGCCTTTCTGGCCGAAGACGCGATGCAATGCGGCTATTGCATTTCAGGCATGCTGATGACCGGCGCAGGTCTGCTGAAAAAGAATCCGCACCCGGCGGAAGCTGAAATTCTACACGCGCTGGAAGGCAATGTCTGCCGTTGCGGCAGCCACCCGCGCATTCTGGCGGCCATGAAACGCGCGGCCAATCAACAGACCGCACAGAAAGGTGGTGCGCAATGA